The Podospora pseudocomata strain CBS 415.72m chromosome 1 map unlocalized CBS415.72m_1, whole genome shotgun sequence genome has a segment encoding these proteins:
- the OSH6_1 gene encoding Oxysterol-binding protein OBPa (EggNog:ENOG503NUQ2; COG:T) codes for MMEGIAILTLQNRGKDPTKGERYILTQPNMYARGILFGKMKYELGDHSYVRCPETGLVADIEFKTKGWVSGTYNAIGGTVKNEETGEVLYELSGLWSEEMFLRNVKTGHKEMFFNATKSKHSPPLSRPLEEQEERESQRLWAKTAQAVKERNHELATDEKTKIEETQREEAALRANEGVEWHPRLFRRVRGGPGGSEEGEEDLEWIINAQIDGKTPEKQAAQIMAIYPIIPGQKCEKRIVIPPRASFSEPRPQTAHSNDSNLINLNNDGPSADDSRAPALTPTLPTKISEDSMSTKASTSLDPNHRSTAEIQTMLAATGDKAKAGPLIDFHDDMKKALPANPKRADTEDSQDDVFVDAQGKTLGIIMGVFKL; via the exons ATGATGGAAGGCATTGCTATCTTGACCCTCCAAAATCGCGGCAAGGATCCTACCAAGGGAGAAAGATA CATCCTCACCCAGCCGAACATGTACGCAAGAGGTATTCTCTTTGGTAAAATGAAATATGAGCTGGGAGATCACAGTTATGTGAGATGTCCAGAGACCGGCCTTGTTGCCGACATTGAGTTCAAAACCAAGGGCTGGGTCAGCGGCACGTATAATGCCATTGGTGGAACGGTGAAAAATGAGGAAACGGGCGAGGTGCTCTATGAGCTTTCAGGACTGTGGAGCGAAGAGATGTTTCTCAGAAACGTCAAG ACTGGCCACAAGGAGATGTTCTTCAACGCCACGAAGTCAAAGCATAGTCCCCCTCTGAGCCGACCGCTtgaggaacaagaagaacGAGAATCTCAAAGGTTGTGGGCTAAGACTGCCCAAGCAGTCAAAGAACGTAACCATGAGCTGGCAACCGACGAAAAGACGAAAATCGAGGAGACCCAGCGCGAAGAGGCTGCTTTGAGAGCAAATGAGGGTGTCGAATGGCACCCCAGACTGTTTAGGAGAGTTAGAGGCGGTCCTGGCGGATccgaggaaggcgaggaagatctCGAGTGGATTATCAATGCTCAAAT AGACGGAAAGACACCAGAGAAGCAGGCAGCTCAGATCATGGCCATCTATCCAATCATCCCAGGCCAAAAATGTGAGAAAAGGATCGTGATACCACCAAGAGCATCATTTTCTGAGCCACGCCCTCAGACAGCCCACAGCAATGACAGCAATCTCATCAATCTCAACAATGACGGACCATCAGCCGATGACAGCAGAGCACCGGCCCTGACCCCGACCCTACCAACCAAGATTTCGGAAGATTCTATGTCCACGAAAGCAAGCA CCTCCCTTGACCCCAACCATCGCAGTACAGCAGAGATTCAGACAATGTTGGCTGCAACAGGCGACAAGGCTAAGGCCGGGCCGCTAATTGACTTCCACGACGACATGAAGAAGGCCTTGCCTGCGAATCCCAAGCGAGCCGACACAGAAGACTCACAAGATGACGTCTTTGTTGACGCCCAGGGTAAAACActcggcatcatcatggGCGTTTTTAAACTGTAG
- the OSH6_2 gene encoding Oxysterol-binding protein OBPa (EggNog:ENOG503NUQ2; COG:T), with protein MVMGLVSGRRRATSNASSRGSSVDGSDPIEDDTLVVEPDQGNVLSHIISQLRPGADLSRVVLPTFILEPRSMLERITNFMCHPEMLLPIPQIDDPVERF; from the exons ATGGTCATGGGACTCGTCTCCGGGCGCCGAAGGGCAACCTCTAATGCTA GCAGCCGAGGATCCTCTGTCGACGGATCAGACCCTATCGAAGATGATACCCTCGTAGTCGAGCCCGATCAGGGCAACG TCCTTTCCCACATCATATCCCAGTTGAGACCTGGTGCCGATCTGAGTAGAGTCGTTCTGCCTACCTTCATCTTGGAGCCCCGTTCCATGCTGGAAAGGATCACAAA CTTTATGTGCCATCCCGAAATGCTGCTGCCGATTCCTCAGATTGACGATCCGGTCGAAAGATTTTAG
- a CDS encoding uncharacterized protein (EggNog:ENOG503NUI2; COG:A), which translates to MANFLASIFGTEQDKVNCSFYYKIGACRHGDRCSRKHVKPSYSQTILMPNLYQNPAFDPKNRMNPSQLQNHFDAFYEDIWCEMCKYGEIEELVVCDNNNDHLIGNVYARFKYEDSAQKACDDLNSRWYAARPIYCELSPVTDFREACCRLNSGEGCVRGGFCNFIHRKNPSPELERELELSTKKWLKTRPRSRSPTRSPSPEPTRRRY; encoded by the coding sequence ATGGCcaacttcctcgcctccatctTCGGCACCGAACAAGACAAAGTCAACTGCTCCTTCTACTACAAAATCGGCGCCTGCCGCCACGGCGACCGCTGCTCCCGCAAGCACGTCAAGCCCTCCTACTCGCAGACGATCCTCATGCCCAACCTCTACCAGAACCCGGCCTTCGACCCGAAGAACAGGATGAACCCCTCCCAGCTCCAGAACCACTTCGACGCCTTCTACGAGGACATCTGGTGCGAGATGTGCAAGTACGGCGAGATCGAGGAGCTCGTCGTCtgcgacaacaacaacgaccacCTCATCGGCAACGTCTACGCCCGCTTCAAGTACGAGGACTCGGCCCAAAAGGCCTGCGACGACCTCAACAGCCGGTGGTACGCCGCCCGCCCCATTTACTGCGAGCTGAGCCCTGTGACGGACTTTAGGGAGGCGTGCTGCAGGTTGAactcgggggaggggtgcgTGAGGGGCGGGTTTTGCAATTTTATTCATCGTAAAAATCCCAGCccggagctggagagggagctggagttgAGCACCAAGAAGTGGTTGAAgacgaggccgagaagcaggaGCCCGACCAGATCGCCTAGCCCGGagccgacgaggaggagatacTAG